A genomic stretch from Limanda limanda chromosome 11, fLimLim1.1, whole genome shotgun sequence includes:
- the sh3d21 gene encoding SH3 domain-containing protein 21 translates to MEVLVLIDFVGTMGDEITMRAGDVVKNVKASEEGWLEGELRGKRGIFPANFVKEVPIYLIGDSKREPRSLRTKKIKQTRKCEAVFSYSAVNEDELELVVGETIEIIKEIEDGWWMGLKNGKVGAFPSNFVKEIFVLPKESKHIDGKSRPKLTDAVFTKEITQKASMRKKGKKVVECCQAMFDYKAVAEDELDLKKGDIVVLLRKETEDEGWWEGEINGRHGLFPDNFVMVIPPMDSLKPGTTSQPPARNISKKLTGKASAMEKVGPAKTNDDKPETKDLRSNPPTKVKLPSLNKPSPPPVKDKPAKVSPNRTNGHVAPPSPKPAEEKETNQFEGLDVETDKLSHPTANRAKPPQRRPPTGQVTPTKTQGATDQTDSELLPNKFQPEKLPSLQKGTEILLPSPAKLEPRPKTPTPARPAPPKVLVDRKSVTPKEKPTVESLDAEVRELRVALELLQTRHEQDMQDVKEELRKERSKQLTLQEEVNSLKMKH, encoded by the exons ATGG AGGTGCTGGTGCTGATAGACTTCGTGGGCACCATGGGAGACGAGATCACAATGAGGGCAGGGGATGTGGTCAAGAACGTCAAGGCCAGCGAGGAGGGATGGCTGGAGGGGGAGCTGCGAGGAAAGAGGGGCATCTTCCCTGCTAACTTTGTCAAG GAGGTGCCAATCTATCTGATAGGTGACAGCAAGAGGGAACCACGAAGCCTTAGAA CAAAGAAGATAAAACAGACGAGGAAATGCGAGGCAGTGTTTTCCTACAGCGCCGTCAATGAAGATGAGCTGGAGCTGGTTGTTGGCGAGACCATTGAGATCATAAAAGAG ATTGAAGATGGATGGTGGATGGGGCTAAAAAATGGCAAAGTGGGAGCATTTCCTTCAAATTTTGTCaaagaaatatttgttttgcctAAAG AATCCAAGCACATTGATGGGAAGTCAAGACCCAAACTCACAGATGCAGTGTTCACTAAGGAG ATAACTCAAAAAGCAAGTATgaggaagaaagggaaaaaag TGGTTGAGTGCTGCCAAGCCATGTTTGACTACAAGGCCGTAGCAGAGGATGAGTTGGATCTGAAAAAGGGAGACATTGTCGTGCTGCTGAGGAAG GAAACAGAAGATGAAGGCTggtgggagggagagataaaCGGACGCCATGGCCTCTTCCCTGATAACTTCGTCATGGTGATTCCGCCAATGGACAGTCTGAAA CCCGGGACCACAAGCCAACCGCCTGCACGCAACATCAGCAAGAAACTCACAG GGAAGGCATCAGCGATGGAGAAAGTTGGTCCAGCGAAGACAAACG ATGATAAACCAGAGACCAAGGACCTGAGAAGCAATCCTCCGACCAAAGTCAAGTTGCCATCGCTCAACAAGCCCAGTCCACCTCCGGTCAAAGACAAACCCGCCAAGGTTTCACCCAA TAGAACAAATGGACATGTGGCTCCTCCTTCACCAAAAccagcagaggagaaagaaaccAACCAGTTTGAAGGACTGGATGTGGAGACGGATAAGCTGAGCCACCCAACGGCAAACAGAGCCAAGCCCCCTCAGAGGAGACCACCGACGGGCCAGGTCACCCCCACAAAA ACTCAGGGTGCCACTGACCAGACAGATTCAGAACTGCTGCCAAATAAGTTCCAACCAGAGAAATTACCCAGCTTGCAAAAG GGTACGGAAATTCTCCTGCCATCTCCTGCAAAGCTTGAACCTCGACCCAAGACACCGACTCCTGCTCGACCAGCACCACCCAAAGTACTCGTTGACAGAAAATCTGTGACCCCGAAAGAAAAGCCAACGGTGGAAAGCCTGGATGCCGAGGTCAGAGAGCTGAGAGTggctctggagctgctgcagacgcGACACGA GCAAGACATGCAGGATGTGAAAGAAGAACTGCGGAAGGAGAGAAGCAAACAACTGACGCTGCAG GAGGAAGTCAACAGTTTGAAGATGAAGCATTAA
- the eva1ba gene encoding eva-1 homolog Ba produces MDVKKKEMDLLSNSIAAYAHIKANPESFGLYFVLGVCFGLVLTLCLLVIRISCKPRTKIASSSSSSSTPEKKQLKGISGEDEEEESEDEDDEEGDDVEAQVPLPSTEIPVGNHHSQSDGTLSVNVFTSAEELERAQRLEERERIIREIWRNGQPDILGSGTGTIGRVHYY; encoded by the exons ATGgatgtgaagaaaaaagaaatggacCTGCTGAGCAACAGCATAGCAGCTTACGCACACATTAAAG CAAACCCAGAGAGCTTCGGCCTTTACTTTGTGCTCGGAGTGTGTTTCGGCCTGGTGCTGACCCTCTGCCTCCTGGTCATCCGCATCTCCTGCAAGCCACGCACCAAaatcgcctcctcctcctcctcctcctccacgccagagaaaaaacaattaaaaggcATCAGcggggaggatgaggaggaggagagtgaggatgaagatgacGAGGAAGGGGACGACGTCGAGGCACAGGTCCCTTTGCCCAGCACGGAAATCCCTGTGGGTAACCATCACAGCCAGTCGGACGGGACGCTGAGCGTGAACGTGTTTACTTCGGCCGAAGAGCTGGAGCGGGCGCAGCGGCTGGAGGAGAGGGAACGCATCATACGGGAGATCTGGAGGAACGGCCAACCTGACATCTTGGGTTCGGGGACAGGGACGATTGGACGAGTGCATTACTACTAA